In one window of Streptomyces griseus subsp. griseus DNA:
- a CDS encoding DUF4153 domain-containing protein yields MSDRPSTESGPPEPSEPSEPSEPSKASTTSHASNASAAPADSSPTRESQSSPQPSPSPQPSAERTAPATETAAPAAPLPPDPQPGLYATPGDRPPATPAYLHAQRQRAHGAQQTWQPGRPWQPPISRPGAMAKLRPAAPPLIRPAVLWAALATAVLSALLLGDGLGVNLLIVAVPAALAAAFAARAAGRRPRPWTATWAVGGLALLAVPALRDAGWPTFLAVVSAFALGSLALHGSRSWLGVLMGSVGTLDSVVPGIRWGWRGLRERADGSRGRWGAAVRTTAVALGLLVVFGTLFAGADANFADLLGRLTPDVTIVDGPLRTFLFLVGLVGALAAARTAAAPVRWDGLTVKAGKPRGRTEWALPLIVLDLLFAAFITLQLVVLLGGYDKAHEETGLNHADYARQGFWQLLWATLLTLLVIALALRWAPRGGSRDRTLVRAVLGPLCVLTLVVVASALRRMDLYVAEYGLTRLRISVAAMELWLGVVIVLILAAGVFGARFLPRAIAVSAGAAVLAFGLVSPDAVVAEQNVHRFEGRRPIDLDYLKDLSADAVPALDKLPEPQRSCALRVIQGELRNTDSPWYATSWGEARAEEILRKRPATTERRSCYALGTDGVREGERDGYEQGHDDYDPY; encoded by the coding sequence ATGTCCGACCGACCGTCCACGGAGTCCGGGCCGCCAGAGCCGTCTGAGCCGTCTGAGCCTTCAGAGCCGTCGAAGGCGTCCACGACGTCCCATGCGTCCAACGCGTCAGCCGCGCCGGCCGACAGCTCGCCGACTCGGGAGTCGCAGTCGTCACCGCAACCGTCACCGTCACCGCAGCCGTCCGCCGAGCGGACCGCACCGGCCACGGAGACGGCGGCCCCGGCCGCGCCCCTCCCGCCAGATCCGCAGCCCGGCCTCTACGCGACCCCGGGCGACCGGCCGCCCGCCACCCCCGCCTACCTTCACGCCCAGCGGCAGCGGGCCCACGGCGCGCAGCAGACCTGGCAGCCAGGCCGCCCCTGGCAGCCGCCCATCAGCCGCCCCGGCGCGATGGCCAAGCTCCGTCCCGCCGCGCCGCCCCTGATCCGGCCCGCCGTCCTCTGGGCGGCCCTGGCCACCGCCGTACTCAGCGCGCTCCTGCTCGGCGACGGCCTCGGCGTGAACCTCCTGATCGTCGCCGTACCGGCCGCCCTGGCCGCCGCCTTCGCCGCGCGCGCGGCGGGCCGCCGGCCGCGGCCCTGGACCGCCACCTGGGCCGTCGGCGGCCTCGCCCTGCTCGCGGTACCCGCCCTCCGCGACGCGGGGTGGCCGACCTTCCTGGCGGTCGTGTCGGCCTTCGCGCTGGGCTCGCTCGCGCTGCACGGCAGCCGGAGCTGGCTCGGTGTGCTGATGGGTTCCGTGGGCACCCTGGACTCGGTCGTGCCGGGGATCCGGTGGGGCTGGCGCGGGCTGCGGGAGCGGGCCGACGGTTCCCGGGGGCGCTGGGGCGCCGCCGTACGCACCACGGCCGTGGCGCTCGGGCTCCTGGTGGTGTTCGGTACGCTCTTCGCCGGCGCCGACGCCAACTTCGCCGACCTGCTGGGCCGGCTCACCCCCGATGTGACGATCGTCGACGGCCCCTTGCGGACGTTCCTCTTCCTCGTGGGACTGGTCGGTGCCCTGGCCGCGGCCCGCACCGCCGCCGCCCCCGTGCGCTGGGACGGGCTCACCGTCAAGGCGGGCAAGCCCCGAGGACGTACGGAGTGGGCGCTTCCGCTCATCGTCCTCGACCTGCTCTTCGCCGCGTTCATCACCCTCCAGCTCGTCGTCCTCCTCGGCGGCTACGACAAGGCGCACGAGGAGACCGGGCTCAACCACGCCGACTACGCACGCCAGGGCTTCTGGCAGCTGCTCTGGGCCACCCTGCTCACCCTCCTCGTCATCGCCCTGGCCCTGCGCTGGGCGCCGCGCGGCGGCAGCAGGGACCGGACGCTGGTGCGCGCCGTGCTGGGCCCCCTCTGCGTCCTCACCCTGGTCGTCGTCGCCTCGGCGCTGCGCCGCATGGACCTGTACGTCGCGGAGTACGGGCTGACCCGGCTGCGGATCTCCGTCGCCGCGATGGAGCTCTGGCTCGGCGTCGTGATCGTCCTGATCCTGGCCGCCGGGGTCTTCGGCGCCCGGTTCCTGCCGCGCGCGATCGCGGTCAGCGCCGGGGCGGCCGTGCTGGCCTTCGGGCTGGTATCCCCGGACGCGGTCGTCGCCGAGCAGAACGTCCACCGCTTCGAGGGCCGCAGGCCGATCGACCTCGACTACCTCAAGGACCTCTCCGCCGACGCCGTACCGGCCCTGGACAAGCTGCCGGAACCCCAGCGCTCCTGTGCGCTGCGGGTCATCCAGGGTGAACTGCGGAACACCGACTCCCCCTGGTACGCGACGAGCTGGGGCGAGGCCCGGGCCGAGGAGATCCTCCGCAAGCGCCCCGCGACCACCGAACGCCGCTCCTGCTACGCGCTGGGCACCGACGGCGTACGCGAGGGCGAGCGGGACGGCTACGAGCAGGGCCACGACGACTACGACCCGTACTGA
- a CDS encoding ribonuclease HII, translated as MPYEPPTHTVERSLRATTGARTVAGVDEVGRGAWAGPVTVCAAVTGLRRPPEGLTDSKLLTPLRRAALAPVLERWVTAHALGHASPQEIDDLGMTAALRLAAVRALEGLPVRPDAVILDGKHDYLGAPWKVRTVIKGDQSCIAVAAASVIAKVHRDRMMAELGGDSEEYTDFAFGANAGYPSPVHRAALEERGPTPHHRLSWAYLDALPRWQHLKKVRFSAEAAALESGGQLGFEF; from the coding sequence ATGCCGTACGAACCACCCACGCACACCGTCGAGCGCTCGCTTCGCGCTACCACCGGTGCCAGGACCGTAGCCGGTGTCGACGAGGTCGGACGCGGGGCGTGGGCCGGACCCGTCACCGTGTGTGCCGCGGTCACCGGCCTGCGCCGGCCGCCCGAAGGCCTCACCGATTCCAAGCTGTTGACGCCCCTGCGGCGTGCCGCGCTCGCCCCCGTGCTGGAGCGCTGGGTCACCGCCCACGCCCTGGGGCACGCCTCCCCGCAGGAGATCGACGACCTCGGCATGACCGCGGCGCTCCGGCTCGCCGCAGTACGCGCCCTGGAGGGGCTGCCGGTGCGGCCCGACGCGGTGATACTCGACGGCAAGCACGACTACCTGGGCGCCCCCTGGAAGGTCCGTACGGTCATCAAGGGCGACCAGTCCTGCATCGCGGTGGCTGCCGCCTCGGTCATCGCCAAGGTGCACCGCGACCGGATGATGGCCGAACTGGGCGGGGATTCCGAGGAGTACACGGACTTCGCCTTCGGTGCCAACGCGGGATATCCCTCGCCGGTGCACCGGGCCGCACTGGAGGAGCGGGGGCCCACGCCCCACCACCGCCTCTCCTGGGCGTACCTGGACGCGCTGCCCCGGTGGCAGCACCTGAAGAAGGTCCGTTTCTCCGCCGAGGCGGCCGCACTCGAAAGCGGGGGCCAGCTCGGCTTCGAATTCTGA